The Caldicellulosiruptor acetigenus DNA window AGCGTGTAAAAGGAGGCTAAAAGACTTTGAGAGCTGTTGTTCAAAGAGTGAAAGAAGCTTTTGTTGTGGTTGACGGCAAAGAGGTTGGAAGAATCCAAAAAGGTCTTTGTTTACTTGTTGGTGTTGCACAGGATGATACAGAAGAGGATGCTGATTATCTTTGTGAAAAGGTTGTAAACCTTAGAATATTTGAAGATGAAAATTCAAAGTTCAATCTTTCTCTTTTGGATGTAGGTGGCGAAGTTTTGGTTGTCTCAAATTTTACAGTTATGGGCGATGCAAGGAAAGGGAGAAGACCGAACTTCATGTTTGCAGCAGAAAAAGAAAAGGCAGAAAGGCTGTACAACTACTTTGTTGAAAGGCTTAAAGAGAAGGTTAAAAAGGTTGAATGTGGAGTTTTTCAGGCGCACATGGAGGTAGGTATTTTAAATGACGGGCCTGTGACAGTTTTGCTTGACAGCAAAAAGGTTTTCTGAGCAGGCTTTTTTGAAAAAGTAGAGGGGGTAAAATTTGATGTTTTTTAAATGCATTGAAGTTGGAGATGTTGTGACAAACTGCTATGTTTTTGGGAAAAAAGAGGTTGTCATTATTGACCCGGGAGATGATGCAACAAGAATAGAGAGCATTATTGTGGAAAATGACCTTATTCCAAAAGCCATACTTTTGACACACGGACATTTTGACCACTTTTTAGGCTGCTGCTATCTAAAACAGAGGTTCAAACTACCAGTTTACGCGCACAGAGACGAAAAAGAAGTCTTATCAAATCCAGCATATAACCTGTCGTATCTGATTGGTTCAGAGATAAAAATAACCTGTGATGGATATTTTGAAGATGGAGATGTATTCGAATTTGCTGATTTTTCATTGAAAGTATTGCACACACCAGGGCACACACCTGGCTCGAGCTGTTTTTTGTACGATAATATCTTATTTTCGGGCGACACGCTGTTTAAAGACTCTTATGGCAGAGGAGACCTTCCGCTTGGGAATCAAGATAAGGTATTCGAGTCGATAAAAGAAAAGCTATTGGTCCTTCCAAGGGATACAAAAGTTTATCCAGGGCATGGTGTGCCAACTACCATTGGTGATGAGCTTAAAAATTTTTAATACATATGCTGACTTATAGCACAAAATAATGCTATAAGTTTTTTATTTTATTTGGCTAAGAAATTATCTTTACAAAAGGGGTAGAGCACAGTTTGAGAATAACATATTTTTCGAACAGCCAAAAGTTTTTGTATGATTTTCAACACATAATAAGAGCATTTTATCCTGGTGCGCAGGTAAAGTTTGGTCATGGTGGAGACATTCATTTTGAGGCGTATTTTGAAGAAATGAAAGTAGTTTTAAAAATTCAAACACAGCACAAAACCGTTCAGAAAGAATTTGTGCTAGTTAGTGACGAACATGAATCAAAGAGGATATTCGGTAGGAACCTTTATGACCTTTTAAAGGATGAGACAAAAAGAGAGCTTCCCTGGGGGATTTTAACAGGAATAAGACCCACAAAGATTGTGTACCCTTTGTTGGAGCAAGGGTTAAACGATGAGCAAATTTACAACTTCCTGCAAAAGGAATATTATATCTCTGATAAGAAATCAAAACTTCTTCTAAAGGTTGCAAAGAATGAAATGGACATTTTAAACAAGCTTGAGTCTTCTTCGGCTTGTTTGTACATAGGCATTCCAATTTGCCCGACTAAGTGTCTTTACTGTTCCTTTTCCTGCCACGAAATTACAAGGCAGGTAAAAAGTTTAATAGGAATGTATACAGATAGCCTCATTTGTGAACTTGAAAAGACATATCAAAAGATAGAAGAAAACAAAAACAGAATTGTTGCAATTTATTTTGGTGGTGGAAGTCCTGCAGTGTTGGGCATAGAGAACATAAAAAAGATTTTCACAAATCTATTTGAGAATCTTGAAAGGAAACATATTCAAGAAATCACATTTGAGGCAGGAAGGCCGGACACAATTGACGAAAAACTTTTGCAGTATCTATCAGAGATTAACCAAGATTTGAATGTCAGGCTTTGTATAAACCCTCAAACCTCAAATGACAACACTTTGAAAATAATAGGCAGAAATCACTCTTTTGAAGATATAAAAAGAGCATTTGCGCAAGCTTACAAATATAGTTTTAAGAATATAAACAGTGACGTGATATTAGGGCTTCCTGGTGAAGATGAGAATGATTATAAAAGGACAATTGATGATGTTTTAAAACTTTCTCCAGCTTCAATTACCGTTCACACACTTTCCATAAAAAGGGCAAGCCTTTTGAGGTTCAGATGGAATGAATATGAATTTATGGATGAGGAGACTGTAAATAACCTTCTTGATTGGACACAATATATCTTAGAGGAGCACGGCTACATTCCATACTACATGTACAGGCAAAAAAATATGATAGGGAACTTTGAAAATGTTGGATACTGCAAAAGAGGGTTTGAAGGGCTTTACAATGTGATGATAATGCAAGAGAAGC harbors:
- the dtd gene encoding D-aminoacyl-tRNA deacylase; translation: MRAVVQRVKEAFVVVDGKEVGRIQKGLCLLVGVAQDDTEEDADYLCEKVVNLRIFEDENSKFNLSLLDVGGEVLVVSNFTVMGDARKGRRPNFMFAAEKEKAERLYNYFVERLKEKVKKVECGVFQAHMEVGILNDGPVTVLLDSKKVF
- a CDS encoding MBL fold metallo-hydrolase, with amino-acid sequence MFFKCIEVGDVVTNCYVFGKKEVVIIDPGDDATRIESIIVENDLIPKAILLTHGHFDHFLGCCYLKQRFKLPVYAHRDEKEVLSNPAYNLSYLIGSEIKITCDGYFEDGDVFEFADFSLKVLHTPGHTPGSSCFLYDNILFSGDTLFKDSYGRGDLPLGNQDKVFESIKEKLLVLPRDTKVYPGHGVPTTIGDELKNF
- a CDS encoding coproporphyrinogen III oxidase — its product is MFTKGVEHSLRITYFSNSQKFLYDFQHIIRAFYPGAQVKFGHGGDIHFEAYFEEMKVVLKIQTQHKTVQKEFVLVSDEHESKRIFGRNLYDLLKDETKRELPWGILTGIRPTKIVYPLLEQGLNDEQIYNFLQKEYYISDKKSKLLLKVAKNEMDILNKLESSSACLYIGIPICPTKCLYCSFSCHEITRQVKSLIGMYTDSLICELEKTYQKIEENKNRIVAIYFGGGSPAVLGIENIKKIFTNLFENLERKHIQEITFEAGRPDTIDEKLLQYLSEINQDLNVRLCINPQTSNDNTLKIIGRNHSFEDIKRAFAQAYKYSFKNINSDVILGLPGEDENDYKRTIDDVLKLSPASITVHTLSIKRASLLRFRWNEYEFMDEETVNNLLDWTQYILEEHGYIPYYMYRQKNMIGNFENVGYCKRGFEGLYNVMIMQEKHNIYACGAKAVSKFVYEGDRIERVFNPADIKLYISRMLSVDV